A genomic stretch from Candidatus Nitrososphaera gargensis Ga9.2 includes:
- a CDS encoding M48 family metallopeptidase produces the protein MILSLDHAGGAIKIDVLTSKRAKRLRLVSGINGVQAIVPPDYRVEELESFVSAKRDWIIKTSRYYIRLKERCGGGHEPGTIYFLGSKYRFHIVRDRQRSAVVSDAMKVITFHVTDRRKYKEEMQEWYKEQTGKIISERLPALAARLNLQYNKVSIKSQRSRWASCSKKGNLNFNLLLAAAPREVIDYVIIHELMHLIEMDHSIRFWQLVKEADPDYKKHKEWLTSYAPVIKIG, from the coding sequence TTGATTTTATCGCTTGACCATGCCGGCGGTGCAATCAAGATCGACGTTTTGACAAGCAAAAGGGCAAAGAGACTCAGGCTTGTTTCCGGCATAAATGGCGTGCAGGCGATCGTCCCGCCGGACTACCGCGTCGAAGAGCTTGAGAGTTTTGTTTCTGCAAAGAGGGACTGGATTATCAAGACATCGAGGTACTACATCAGGCTGAAGGAGCGCTGCGGTGGAGGGCACGAGCCGGGCACGATCTATTTCCTTGGAAGCAAGTATCGCTTCCACATTGTAAGGGATAGGCAGCGGTCGGCAGTCGTCTCTGATGCAATGAAGGTGATAACCTTCCACGTAACGGACAGGCGAAAGTACAAGGAAGAGATGCAGGAATGGTACAAGGAGCAGACGGGTAAGATAATATCCGAGCGATTGCCGGCGCTTGCTGCAAGGCTGAACCTGCAGTACAACAAGGTATCGATAAAGAGCCAGAGGTCCAGGTGGGCCAGCTGCTCAAAAAAGGGCAACCTGAACTTTAACCTGCTCCTGGCAGCGGCCCCGCGTGAAGTCATTGACTACGTCATAATCCACGAGCTCATGCACCTGATAGAGATGGATCATTCAATCAGGTTCTGGCAGCTGGTAAAAGAAGCAGACCCTGATTACAAAAAGCACAAAGAGTGGCTTACCAGCTATGCGCCAGTAATAAAGATAGGCTAG
- a CDS encoding DNA topoisomerase VI subunit B translates to MKQKATVEVAAAQQKPLTKGKVRYDKKAESEFFVDNSALAGFTTERILYMAVRELIENSLDSCETGHILPKISLSLKMSDQANDLWTITCEDNGIGVPLDKVPVAVCSFLTSGKYVEKQQRGLFGVGLKMIAAFSTKDTIHPLKVWSKSHEEGSEYYFELRTDISTNKPIVLAKRPAKGEESRIVGDSGFRVEAVLHAKLSPITRNNIKAKINEYISQTSIVNPYAIIEYETDEGKVTFDRRTEVMPQPAKEVLPHPADMDLQTLKKAIMNFMNNKTTLQGVLAASFQKMSSEKAKDIIAKAGLENKPADKYSENELIEIVKVCKHMPFQQANTDHLSPIGEEILTTGMTSEYTIVTTKEVVPAAEGSGAPEVQKPQITVKVLKPSLTAYASRTCVINNRPTIVECGIAYGGDIPSFKLYRFANKIPLLYDEGSDVAREVVSEVEINKMGITKKEAKEQFANPEVKSDRAVELLPLHIFFHICSTKIPYKTAGKESIASEGELKKYMKYCLSELYRKVSAQIRKELRMKEAQSRLNLYKYYIPLIVSAISESIKVDPVKLEQAFTELAEKHVRIEQLVNNTPSSTTTAEKEDKITTERIEEEAEEAVEIDGELIKPDKDQIAINTARKKGKLSKPKARKEKVPETLQKDDDKQATLDTVIKDNNKPLKGGEVRRKKANASN, encoded by the coding sequence TTGAAGCAAAAGGCTACTGTTGAGGTTGCAGCTGCGCAGCAAAAGCCGCTGACAAAAGGAAAGGTCAGGTACGACAAAAAGGCCGAATCGGAATTCTTTGTCGACAACTCTGCGCTGGCAGGCTTTACCACCGAACGCATCCTGTACATGGCTGTAAGGGAGCTAATTGAAAATTCGCTTGACTCTTGCGAAACTGGCCACATCCTGCCAAAGATATCGCTGTCGCTCAAGATGAGCGATCAGGCAAACGATCTGTGGACCATAACCTGCGAAGACAATGGCATTGGGGTGCCTTTAGACAAGGTGCCGGTGGCGGTTTGCTCGTTCCTGACGTCGGGCAAGTACGTTGAAAAGCAGCAGCGTGGCCTGTTCGGCGTCGGCCTCAAAATGATAGCTGCTTTTTCTACCAAAGACACCATTCATCCACTCAAGGTCTGGTCAAAATCGCACGAAGAAGGATCAGAGTATTATTTTGAACTGCGAACAGACATCAGCACGAACAAGCCGATCGTCCTTGCCAAAAGGCCAGCCAAGGGCGAAGAGAGCAGGATCGTCGGGGACTCGGGGTTCAGGGTCGAGGCGGTGCTCCATGCAAAACTTTCCCCGATCACAAGGAATAACATAAAGGCCAAGATCAACGAATACATCAGCCAGACGAGCATCGTCAACCCTTATGCTATTATCGAATATGAAACTGACGAGGGCAAGGTCACGTTCGATCGAAGGACCGAAGTGATGCCGCAGCCTGCAAAGGAAGTCTTGCCCCACCCAGCGGACATGGACCTCCAGACACTCAAAAAGGCGATAATGAATTTCATGAACAACAAGACCACCCTTCAAGGGGTGCTTGCAGCCTCGTTCCAAAAGATGTCGAGCGAAAAAGCCAAGGATATCATTGCCAAGGCAGGACTGGAGAACAAGCCGGCAGACAAGTATAGCGAGAACGAGCTTATCGAGATAGTCAAGGTGTGCAAGCATATGCCCTTCCAGCAGGCAAACACCGATCACCTGAGCCCGATCGGCGAGGAGATCCTGACCACCGGCATGACCTCTGAATACACCATAGTCACCACAAAGGAAGTCGTCCCTGCAGCAGAAGGCTCTGGCGCACCCGAGGTCCAAAAGCCGCAGATTACAGTCAAGGTACTAAAACCGTCGCTTACTGCCTATGCTTCCCGCACATGCGTCATCAACAACCGCCCAACGATAGTGGAATGCGGCATTGCGTATGGTGGCGACATTCCGTCGTTCAAGCTATACAGGTTTGCAAACAAGATCCCTCTGCTGTACGACGAGGGCTCTGATGTGGCGAGGGAAGTGGTCTCTGAGGTAGAGATAAACAAGATGGGCATCACAAAAAAGGAGGCCAAGGAGCAGTTCGCAAACCCAGAAGTGAAATCTGACAGGGCAGTCGAGCTCTTGCCGCTGCACATATTCTTCCACATCTGCTCGACCAAGATACCGTACAAGACTGCAGGCAAGGAGAGCATTGCGTCGGAAGGTGAGCTGAAAAAATACATGAAATACTGCCTGTCAGAGCTGTATCGGAAGGTGAGCGCGCAGATCAGAAAAGAGCTGCGCATGAAGGAGGCCCAGAGCAGGCTGAACCTGTACAAGTATTACATCCCGCTTATAGTAAGCGCTATTTCTGAATCGATCAAGGTTGATCCTGTCAAGCTTGAGCAGGCGTTCACAGAGCTTGCAGAAAAGCACGTCAGGATCGAGCAGCTGGTCAATAATACCCCTAGTAGTACTACTACCGCAGAAAAAGAAGACAAGATCACTACTGAGCGCATCGAAGAAGAGGCGGAAGAAGCAGTGGAGATAGACGGCGAGCTGATCAAGCCAGACAAGGATCAGATCGCAATCAATACGGCGAGGAAAAAGGGCAAGCTCTCAAAGCCAAAGGCCAGAAAGGAAAAAGTGCCTGAAACTCTGCAGAAGGATGATGACAAGCAAGCAACTCTTGACACAGTTATTAAAGACAATAACAAGCCGCTAAAAGGAGGAGAAGTAAGGAGGAAGAAAGCAAATGCCAGCAACTGA
- a CDS encoding DUF1697 domain-containing protein, with the protein MSSKADAYHQCLALLRGINMGGNNIIRMTDLVACFEQKVGFTNVTSYIQSGNILFRAADEQNRTRLMTNKIERVLSDNISLQFTSCLSSSRTNN; encoded by the coding sequence GTGAGCAGCAAAGCAGATGCATATCATCAGTGCCTTGCACTGCTGCGCGGCATTAACATGGGCGGGAATAACATTATCCGGATGACCGATTTAGTAGCGTGTTTTGAGCAGAAGGTAGGATTTACAAATGTGACGTCCTATATCCAAAGCGGCAATATTCTGTTTAGGGCCGCCGATGAACAGAACAGGACAAGACTGATGACCAATAAGATTGAAAGAGTCCTGTCTGATAACATTTCATTACAATTCACAAGTTGTTTGTCGTCCTCACGCACGAACAACTGA
- a CDS encoding MEDS domain-containing protein yields MEGSLPYEPLMERIHSLCLIEGSEDTGYPALYDIVSKYASRNYAVIYAVENDVAETVRHMSRRIDVETLVESGALTIVDRNVMYSVEKTNNLEGQAILDSWHSLMLKVKKRSNSDGILAIGSAETFFEHHVDPCKLVNYETIVGKKFHIPLEAICCYSANAFSRLSFGDLVAILNAHHSTIHTNNRYREWHPSKFIELARSGLDRALGHELSDLIFKTMKLCYRINDSHIISRPQILEDMLERIMGKKAADATMRYVKDEVRKSVAFS; encoded by the coding sequence ATGGAAGGTTCGTTGCCTTATGAGCCTCTTATGGAGCGCATCCACTCTCTTTGCCTCATAGAGGGAAGCGAAGATACTGGTTACCCGGCACTATATGATATCGTCAGTAAGTATGCTTCCCGAAATTATGCAGTCATTTACGCTGTTGAAAATGATGTGGCCGAGACGGTCAGGCACATGAGCCGGCGCATCGATGTTGAGACGCTTGTTGAATCCGGCGCGCTGACAATAGTCGACAGAAACGTGATGTACTCGGTAGAAAAGACCAACAACCTTGAAGGTCAGGCTATCTTGGACTCGTGGCACTCTCTGATGCTAAAAGTGAAAAAGAGATCGAATTCTGACGGGATCCTTGCGATTGGAAGCGCCGAGACCTTTTTTGAGCACCATGTAGACCCTTGCAAGCTTGTCAACTACGAAACGATAGTAGGCAAAAAGTTTCACATTCCTCTTGAAGCCATCTGCTGCTACAGCGCAAACGCTTTCTCCAGACTGTCGTTTGGAGATCTGGTCGCAATTTTGAACGCCCACCACTCGACCATCCACACAAACAATCGTTACAGAGAATGGCACCCATCCAAGTTCATCGAGCTAGCACGCAGCGGCCTTGATAGGGCGCTTGGGCACGAGCTATCCGACCTTATTTTCAAGACAATGAAGCTCTGCTACAGGATAAACGACAGCCACATCATATCCAGACCCCAGATCTTGGAAGACATGCTGGAAAGGATAATGGGGAAAAAGGCTGCAGACGCCACTATGAGATACGTAAAGGACGAGGTCAGAAAATCTGTCGCGTTTAGCTAA
- a CDS encoding DNA topoisomerase IV subunit A yields the protein MPATDKRHQEVIKKIKTIMKDVSTDLMVQKMMPVLNVPKVGYDNTVWSDEKRMLTIGDKTVGISPDSTKKIPTFTQYLVMANAVRKLLDEEMESTIRGMYYATLSTVGDEKNKQKFWTGQEDSDDAIKAIELLTGVPREEFSVTSKPKGMISGPITLRVGGDVIDCNLGSRATSQLIPTNIRDVEIVKVKADFVMVVEKDTVLNNIRKSGFIQKYNAILMTGSGEPDRATRMMVKALNEEWKKPVVVFADADPWGLGIALRYKIGSESLSYDSDRLVTPDAKVLGMMFSDIYEYNIPEVARLAASDDDLNRANDMKKKPWFQDKQWQKELDLFLKKKEKCELDAFFKHGFKYLAEVYLPRKLREAGVI from the coding sequence ATGCCAGCAACTGACAAGCGCCACCAAGAAGTCATCAAAAAGATCAAGACAATAATGAAGGACGTTAGCACTGACCTTATGGTACAAAAGATGATGCCCGTTCTAAACGTCCCAAAGGTCGGCTATGACAACACCGTGTGGTCTGACGAAAAGAGGATGCTCACGATAGGCGACAAGACAGTCGGCATAAGCCCGGACAGCACTAAAAAGATTCCCACCTTTACCCAGTATCTCGTGATGGCAAATGCGGTGCGCAAGCTGTTGGACGAAGAAATGGAGAGCACGATCAGGGGTATGTATTACGCAACCCTGAGCACGGTGGGCGACGAAAAGAACAAGCAAAAGTTCTGGACGGGTCAGGAGGACTCTGACGATGCCATCAAGGCGATCGAACTCTTGACAGGAGTCCCAAGGGAAGAGTTCTCCGTCACCTCAAAGCCAAAGGGCATGATCTCTGGGCCAATCACGCTCCGGGTAGGGGGCGACGTCATTGACTGCAACCTTGGCAGCAGGGCCACTTCGCAGCTCATACCGACCAATATACGCGATGTGGAAATAGTGAAGGTCAAGGCTGACTTTGTCATGGTCGTGGAGAAAGATACGGTGCTCAACAACATCCGCAAATCCGGGTTTATTCAGAAATACAACGCGATCCTAATGACCGGTTCGGGCGAGCCGGACAGGGCGACCAGAATGATGGTCAAGGCGCTCAATGAGGAGTGGAAAAAGCCCGTAGTCGTGTTTGCAGATGCCGACCCATGGGGCCTTGGCATAGCGCTCCGCTACAAGATCGGCAGTGAATCGCTCAGCTATGACAGCGACAGGCTCGTGACGCCCGATGCAAAGGTGCTCGGAATGATGTTCTCTGACATTTACGAATACAACATACCAGAGGTCGCAAGGCTTGCAGCATCAGATGACGACCTTAACCGCGCAAATGACATGAAGAAAAAGCCATGGTTCCAAGACAAGCAATGGCAGAAGGAGCTTGATCTGTTCCTGAAGAAGAAGGAAAAGTGCGAGCTGGACGCGTTCTTCAAGCACGGCTTCAAGTACCTTGCAGAGGTCTACCTGCCTCGCAAGCTGCGCGAAGCTGGAGTCATATAA
- a CDS encoding MBL fold metallo-hydrolase — MGRDGKFLPAPLAEHGFSALIEIQYGGEDGGSVQQQKTYLFDTGTSENGVIFNSDLFGIDLLKIDAIVLSHGHFDHFTGLQSVLKRISRPVRLYAHPDAFLRRWDIFPDGTRLINPVLDEAALKEYGSIIHKNEGPTGLPDEKDPRLIISGQIPRETSYEKGFPPQYAEVEGKGLVHDPLVKDDQALIAKVKGKGLVVVSGCGHAGIINTINYARRLGGTEKIHAVLGGFHLSGRLQEEAIEPTLKDLQSADPDYIVPCHCTGWKAVNTIIQRMPEKFIPPSVGTRFVF; from the coding sequence TTGGGCAGGGATGGAAAATTTCTTCCTGCACCACTAGCAGAACACGGGTTCTCTGCTCTGATAGAAATTCAATATGGTGGAGAAGACGGAGGATCGGTTCAGCAGCAGAAGACTTACCTATTTGATACAGGAACGAGTGAAAACGGCGTCATCTTCAACTCTGATCTGTTTGGAATAGACCTCTTGAAGATTGACGCCATTGTATTGAGCCACGGGCACTTTGATCATTTTACAGGACTTCAAAGCGTGTTAAAACGAATTTCAAGACCTGTCAGGCTGTATGCACATCCTGATGCCTTCCTAAGGCGCTGGGATATTTTTCCAGACGGGACCCGCCTGATCAATCCTGTCCTAGATGAGGCGGCTCTAAAGGAATACGGGTCAATCATACATAAAAACGAAGGACCGACTGGCCTTCCAGATGAAAAAGATCCCCGTCTTATTATTAGCGGCCAGATTCCGCGAGAAACAAGCTATGAGAAAGGTTTTCCGCCACAGTATGCAGAAGTGGAGGGAAAAGGTTTGGTTCATGACCCATTAGTCAAAGATGATCAGGCGCTCATTGCAAAAGTTAAAGGAAAGGGGCTGGTTGTTGTCAGCGGTTGCGGCCATGCAGGAATAATCAACACAATAAACTATGCCCGGAGGCTGGGTGGTACCGAAAAGATTCATGCGGTCCTCGGCGGCTTCCACTTATCAGGCCGGCTACAGGAGGAAGCAATCGAACCAACCTTGAAGGATTTGCAGAGTGCTGATCCCGACTATATTGTGCCTTGCCATTGTACCGGATGGAAAGCCGTAAACACGATAATCCAGAGGATGCCTGAAAAATTTATCCCGCCAAGTGTCGGAACCCGGTTTGTCTTTTAA